Proteins found in one Oreochromis niloticus isolate F11D_XX linkage group LG22, O_niloticus_UMD_NMBU, whole genome shotgun sequence genomic segment:
- the ntaq1 gene encoding protein N-terminal glutamine amidohydrolase — translation MNRRLVPMREDCVYTSCYCEENVWKLCDYVRKQRTAPLKHLFVIFISNETRTVPLWKQKSGHGDLPVIWDYHVILLQADQSDCLVYDLDSTLSFPCSLKLYAAQALRSESDIRPEYHRKFRVVPVDSFLLNFASDRSHMRNSDGSWKMPPPTYAPICTADCQMNLDDFINMDPAIGWGVVFSLNHFLQRYIGSPSSSSASSSSSASSSSSSSSATRSW, via the exons ATGAATCGGAGACTCGTTCCGATGCGCGAGGACTGCGTGTACACGAGCTGCTACTG TGAAGAAAATGTTTGGAAGCTCTGTGACTATGTCAGAAAACAGAGAACTGCACCGCtgaaacatctgtttgtgatcTTCATCTCCAATGAGACGAGAACG GTTCCTCTGTGGAAGCAGAAGTCTGGACACGGAGACCTGCCGGTTATCTGG GACTACCATGTGATCCTGCTACAGGCAGATCAATCGGACTGTCTAGTGTACGATCTGGATTCAACGCTCTCGTTTCCCTGCAGCCTGAAGCTTTACGCTGCCCAGGCCTTACGCTCAGAGAGTGACATCAGACCAGAATACCACAG GAAGTTTCGTGTGGTTCCTGTTGACAGCTTCCTGTTGAACTTCGCATCTGATCGATCTCACATGAGGAACTCTGATGGATCGTGGAAGATGCCTCCCCCTACGTATGCCCCTATATGCACTGCAG ATTGCCAGATGAACCTAGATGATTTCATCAACATGGACCCTGCCATCGGCTGGGGTGTGGTCTTCAGCCTCAACCACTTTCTGCAGAGATACATTGGAAGCCCCTCATCATCCTcagcctcctcctcatcctcagcctcctcctcctcctcttcttcatcagCAACAAGATCATGGTAG